One window of Cryptobacterium curtum DSM 15641 genomic DNA carries:
- a CDS encoding cell division protein SepF, translating into MEMSNFGRRSGGVISGLKDRFGIGASRRADTDYQDEYDDYAGSYDEYDEGAEEEVEADRYDSVTMRTAGTNRRHHSSYVSRASSDLNGRRSTSAHPPLVNYDDVRASAKATETFTTRRRSNSFRNSVGRASDFTPSGAEIDEVPATSTPDISTQSDAPSRTRSARSGGYNSLFDSSPTRAALQPDLKPPASAVGQGTHSAYDPYATYEGAGATSHQPTREVMVLTPVEYGEVESIARSLKAGDAVVLSLRHTPSQLSKRVLDFSFGVASALDARVDCIADKVFAITRPTPLTEDEIKKLRAKGVM; encoded by the coding sequence ATGGAGATGTCAAATTTTGGACGCCGTTCCGGTGGGGTCATCAGTGGACTCAAAGATAGGTTCGGTATCGGCGCTTCACGTCGAGCGGATACTGACTATCAGGATGAATATGATGACTATGCCGGGTCGTATGACGAGTACGATGAAGGCGCCGAAGAAGAAGTCGAGGCCGATCGCTATGATTCGGTAACGATGCGTACGGCTGGTACAAACCGTCGGCATCATTCATCGTATGTCTCACGTGCTTCTTCGGACTTAAATGGTCGTCGGAGCACTTCAGCCCATCCGCCTCTGGTGAACTACGATGATGTGCGCGCAAGTGCTAAAGCAACGGAAACGTTTACAACACGCCGTCGTTCGAACAGCTTCCGTAATTCAGTTGGTCGTGCCAGTGATTTCACTCCATCGGGTGCGGAAATCGATGAAGTGCCTGCCACATCGACACCTGATATATCTACTCAGTCGGATGCACCATCACGGACGCGGTCTGCGCGCAGCGGTGGATACAATTCGCTGTTCGATTCCTCGCCGACTCGTGCCGCACTGCAACCTGATCTCAAACCACCCGCATCTGCAGTGGGGCAGGGCACCCATTCAGCATATGATCCATATGCAACCTATGAGGGTGCGGGCGCTACTTCCCATCAGCCAACCCGTGAAGTAATGGTGTTGACTCCCGTGGAATATGGCGAAGTCGAAAGCATTGCTCGAAGTTTAAAAGCGGGGGATGCGGTGGTGCTGAGTCTGCGTCATACGCCGAGCCAGCTTTCCAAGCGGGTGCTTGATTTCTCGTTTGGCGTGGCGAGTGCCCTTGATGCGCGGGTTGACTGCATCGCTGATAAGGTGTTTGCCATAACGCGCCCGACACCTTTAACCGAAGATGAAATCAAAAAACTACGCGCTAAAGGCGTCATGTAA
- a CDS encoding DivIVA domain-containing protein, whose translation MALTSDEVNKQSFKIERKGYDVNEVDAFLEHVATEVDGLNAQIAQLQEQLEQARREQRPSAPAEPGATATSAELDQRDLRIRQLEAQIAEHKAEDSAIAQALIIAQRSADEIIANANGAAETTRQDAADEAQRILDKANAEKQRVLDQIKKLEDDREAARDRFSDMLNDFIGNSQDILSDLQAGKAGSRGGHTLPSVSTTSSPSTTAANPYAVGDSATAAYTTPTVSSSAVITPATPKPSKVEKDFSGFGDTDDGFEFDDVD comes from the coding sequence ATGGCACTTACTTCCGACGAGGTGAACAAGCAGAGCTTCAAGATCGAGCGTAAAGGCTATGACGTCAACGAGGTCGATGCCTTCCTCGAGCATGTAGCAACTGAAGTTGACGGCTTGAACGCCCAGATTGCTCAACTGCAAGAACAGCTTGAGCAAGCACGTCGCGAGCAGCGTCCAAGCGCTCCTGCTGAGCCGGGTGCAACTGCGACCTCAGCCGAACTCGATCAGCGTGATCTACGTATTCGGCAGCTTGAGGCTCAGATTGCTGAACACAAGGCTGAGGATAGCGCTATTGCTCAGGCACTTATTATTGCGCAGCGTTCTGCTGACGAAATCATTGCCAACGCTAATGGTGCAGCTGAAACAACGCGCCAGGATGCAGCTGATGAAGCACAGCGCATTCTCGACAAGGCGAATGCTGAAAAGCAGCGCGTACTTGATCAAATTAAGAAGCTCGAAGACGACCGTGAGGCAGCGCGCGATCGTTTCAGCGATATGCTGAACGATTTTATCGGTAACTCGCAGGATATTCTTTCCGACCTGCAGGCTGGTAAAGCGGGTAGTCGTGGAGGACATACGCTTCCTTCCGTAAGCACGACATCTTCTCCCTCGACAACGGCTGCTAATCCGTATGCGGTTGGCGATTCGGCAACGGCCGCCTATACCACACCGACGGTTTCCTCTTCGGCAGTAATTACACCGGCCACACCAAAGCCTTCGAAGGTAGAAAAAGATTTCAGCGGCTTTGGCGATACTGATGACGGGTTTGAATTCGACGACGTCGACTAG
- the ftsZ gene encoding cell division protein FtsZ encodes MPNTKSIDSNLAVIKVVGVGGGGTNAVNRMVEAGIRGVEFIAINTDHQALLMSQADKTIHIGEELTRGLGAGANPEVGAQAAEESRSEIRDVLAEADMVFVTAGEGGGTGTGAAPVVAEIAREEIGALTVGIVTKPFSFEGRLRRNQAEQGIDLLSQKVDTLIAIPNDRLLEIVEKKTSMLDAFRIADDTLRQGIQGVTDLITIPGLINLDFADIRSVMKDAGSAMMGIGIASGENRALDAAQQATNSRLLEAGISGASRVLFSIAGAPDLTLSEVSEAAGIVEACADENASIIYGQIIDDSLGDQVRITVIATGFKVDQGQQSLNYQRDLFAPTATTSAGTSSASSTAATSASNGRFADEDYIPDFLKRQH; translated from the coding sequence ATGCCGAATACGAAGTCAATCGATAGCAATCTGGCAGTCATCAAGGTCGTCGGCGTTGGCGGTGGCGGTACAAATGCCGTTAACCGTATGGTCGAAGCTGGCATCAGAGGTGTCGAGTTTATTGCGATCAACACCGACCATCAAGCGTTGCTTATGTCGCAGGCCGACAAAACCATTCACATTGGTGAAGAGCTTACGCGCGGTCTTGGTGCTGGCGCCAACCCTGAAGTCGGGGCACAAGCTGCCGAAGAAAGCCGATCAGAAATTCGCGATGTACTCGCTGAAGCCGATATGGTTTTTGTCACCGCTGGCGAAGGTGGTGGCACCGGTACTGGTGCAGCGCCGGTAGTGGCCGAAATCGCTCGCGAGGAAATTGGGGCACTGACCGTTGGCATTGTTACCAAGCCATTTAGCTTTGAGGGTCGCTTGCGTCGCAACCAAGCGGAGCAAGGTATTGATCTGCTTTCTCAAAAAGTGGATACCCTTATCGCTATCCCGAACGATCGTTTGCTTGAGATTGTTGAAAAGAAAACGAGTATGCTCGATGCATTTCGCATCGCTGACGATACCCTGCGTCAGGGTATTCAGGGTGTTACCGACCTTATTACGATTCCGGGTCTTATCAACCTTGACTTTGCCGACATTCGCTCGGTTATGAAAGATGCCGGTAGTGCCATGATGGGTATCGGTATTGCTTCGGGCGAAAATCGTGCCCTTGATGCTGCTCAGCAGGCGACCAATTCCCGTCTGCTCGAAGCTGGTATTTCCGGCGCTTCGCGCGTGCTCTTCTCTATTGCCGGCGCGCCCGATCTTACTTTGTCTGAGGTTTCTGAGGCCGCAGGCATTGTAGAAGCATGTGCCGATGAAAACGCAAGCATTATCTACGGGCAGATTATTGATGATTCCCTGGGCGACCAGGTACGCATCACCGTTATTGCAACGGGTTTTAAGGTTGATCAAGGCCAGCAGTCGCTTAATTATCAGCGCGACCTCTTTGCTCCAACCGCAACGACGAGTGCAGGTACTTCTTCGGCTTCGTCAACTGCTGCAACCTCTGCCTCCAACGGGCGTTTTGCCGACGAGGATTACATTCCCGACTTTCTGAAACGTCAGCATTAG
- a CDS encoding thiamine diphosphokinase, with product MTRFALVGAVDFNEKVFRVEHYDVLIAVDAGYATLKSRGLTPDLVVGDFDSLGYVPETENILRFPHEKDESDMELAIAHACKADADEIVLYGCLSRRLDHTLANIQVMRSCAQSGVRIFGVGCGFVLTLLAGPCRIAWEAFDPAMLDAEEYGRYLSVFALGGPAQGVTERGLLYSLENAVLSDTASLGLSNEFTGAPAEVSVQQGDVVVIFSEDAWPTVCLP from the coding sequence ATGACCCGATTTGCCCTAGTGGGTGCTGTCGACTTTAATGAAAAAGTTTTTAGAGTAGAACACTATGATGTGCTTATCGCTGTTGATGCAGGCTATGCCACATTAAAAAGCCGGGGATTGACCCCTGATCTGGTCGTTGGCGATTTTGATTCTTTAGGGTATGTGCCTGAGACAGAAAACATACTGCGTTTTCCGCATGAAAAAGACGAAAGCGACATGGAGCTTGCTATTGCCCATGCATGCAAGGCAGATGCTGACGAGATTGTGCTGTATGGATGTCTGTCGCGTCGACTCGATCATACTCTTGCGAACATACAGGTGATGCGCTCGTGCGCACAATCAGGTGTGCGTATTTTCGGCGTTGGATGTGGGTTTGTGCTTACGCTTCTTGCTGGACCCTGCCGTATAGCCTGGGAGGCTTTTGACCCTGCCATGCTTGATGCGGAGGAGTATGGACGTTATCTTTCGGTGTTTGCACTTGGTGGCCCAGCGCAGGGGGTAACCGAGCGGGGACTTCTGTATTCCTTAGAAAATGCGGTGCTTTCCGATACTGCGTCGCTTGGCCTTTCGAATGAATTTACTGGTGCGCCAGCGGAAGTATCAGTGCAGCAGGGCGATGTCGTGGTGATTTTCTCAGAGGATGCATGGCCTACCGTGTGCTTACCATAG
- a CDS encoding GbpC/Spa domain-containing protein: MQRSLFQRTGAIALSLLIAVALLPISPQQAAAVDPEKGIEVAVDSSSLDAAVTAAKADGVTVTQDADVDKGSATSQAELDAKKAEITEDYNSQIEALKAAAQEARQKLAEYATKKAAYDTALAQYNTDKAQYDSDLAQYNTDLAAYNAAMEELERKKNEDGYMTKPYPQLLTFKSEPNATLTVSGKKYTRSEFSSEVRSWNLGTEPWRYAYFDALNNGQPNSAARVMLEKDKPFVATYTNLTNSSYNGKKISKVEYTYTYKGSSGVNVPDKLPVVLQQDPTVTIWYNDFFGDARINMKVKFYDEDGNVIDPTGSLLNFSSLNRGNGSGVVDKDAIEKVAYFNGEYVPISGSSISVHADGSAYSDTNNAERAKGAKFNTDEWDTPDSPNAWYGAIVGRVIGPEISLDMASHKSGVVWFALNSSIKAKDVPIKPVEPTPPTPPTEPVKPVITASYHYDVLYVKPQVEKKVLDQDNKDIDTNTVKTGSIVKFELTTTPFPAGHETIDSVIFRDTLPEGYELDLEATKSASPDYDVEYDETSRNLVFTGKDALITQINADRTKEAAVPAPMVVGKVTKEGTTYENQFDLDINHTYSVKSNTVKVSTPEKPSVSPKTGDDTVLIPITLMVLSAAALGARRVITRKNQSF, from the coding sequence ATGCAGAGAAGTTTATTCCAGAGGACAGGAGCAATAGCGCTCTCACTGCTGATAGCAGTGGCGCTACTTCCTATAAGCCCCCAGCAGGCTGCTGCGGTAGATCCTGAAAAGGGTATAGAGGTTGCAGTGGATTCCTCAAGCCTTGATGCTGCGGTTACAGCGGCAAAGGCAGATGGTGTCACGGTCACGCAAGACGCTGATGTCGATAAGGGTTCTGCTACCTCACAGGCAGAACTCGATGCCAAGAAGGCTGAGATCACCGAAGACTACAACAGTCAGATTGAAGCTCTCAAGGCAGCTGCTCAAGAAGCCCGTCAAAAGCTTGCTGAGTATGCAACCAAGAAAGCTGCCTATGATACTGCCTTAGCTCAGTACAACACCGACAAGGCACAGTATGACTCTGACCTTGCTCAGTACAACACCGATCTTGCTGCTTACAATGCGGCTATGGAAGAGCTTGAGCGCAAGAAGAACGAAGACGGGTATATGACTAAGCCGTATCCGCAGCTTCTGACGTTTAAATCTGAACCTAACGCAACGCTGACTGTTTCAGGTAAGAAGTATACGAGAAGTGAGTTCAGTTCGGAGGTTAGGTCTTGGAATCTTGGCACCGAGCCGTGGCGCTATGCTTATTTTGATGCATTGAATAACGGACAGCCGAACAGCGCTGCTCGCGTTATGCTCGAAAAAGACAAGCCATTTGTGGCTACGTATACCAATTTGACCAACTCAAGTTATAACGGCAAGAAGATTTCCAAGGTTGAGTACACCTACACCTACAAAGGTTCTTCAGGCGTTAACGTTCCTGATAAACTTCCCGTTGTTTTACAGCAGGATCCTACCGTTACCATTTGGTACAACGACTTCTTTGGTGATGCTCGCATTAACATGAAGGTCAAATTCTACGATGAGGATGGGAATGTCATCGATCCAACCGGATCGCTCTTGAACTTTTCTTCTCTGAACAGAGGAAACGGTTCTGGTGTTGTTGATAAGGACGCAATTGAAAAAGTTGCGTACTTCAATGGCGAATATGTACCGATCTCTGGTTCTTCCATTTCAGTACATGCAGATGGCAGCGCTTATTCCGATACCAACAACGCTGAAAGAGCGAAGGGTGCAAAGTTCAATACTGATGAATGGGATACGCCGGATTCTCCCAATGCATGGTATGGCGCTATCGTTGGTCGAGTAATCGGGCCAGAAATCAGCCTGGATATGGCTTCCCACAAGAGTGGTGTTGTGTGGTTTGCGCTCAACTCGAGCATTAAAGCCAAAGATGTGCCGATTAAACCAGTTGAGCCGACACCGCCTACTCCCCCAACAGAGCCTGTTAAGCCCGTGATTACGGCAAGCTATCACTATGACGTGCTCTATGTGAAGCCTCAGGTGGAAAAGAAGGTACTTGACCAAGACAACAAGGATATCGATACCAACACGGTTAAGACGGGCTCTATCGTAAAGTTTGAGCTTACGACAACGCCCTTCCCAGCAGGTCACGAGACAATTGATTCAGTCATCTTCCGCGATACGCTTCCTGAAGGCTATGAGCTTGACCTTGAAGCAACAAAGAGCGCAAGCCCTGATTACGATGTGGAATACGACGAAACTTCTCGCAACCTTGTCTTCACTGGTAAAGATGCACTGATCACCCAAATCAATGCTGATAGGACAAAGGAAGCAGCGGTTCCTGCTCCTATGGTTGTGGGTAAGGTAACCAAAGAAGGTACTACTTACGAAAATCAGTTTGATCTTGATATCAACCACACCTATTCGGTGAAGTCCAATACGGTAAAGGTGAGCACGCCTGAAAAGCCGTCGGTTAGCCCGAAGACCGGTGACGATACGGTGCTGATACCGATTACCTTGATGGTGCTGTCAGCAGCTGCTCTTGGAGCACGACGTGTTATCACACGGAAGAACCAGAGCTTCTAA
- the cytX gene encoding putative hydroxymethylpyrimidine transporter CytX, translating into MADKPHSNLAPTRIFSNVQIGLIWFGAAVSLAEILTGTFFASLGWQQGLAAIVIGHLIGCVLFWGMSYASARSGRSAMEMAAASFGVKGSLVFSVANVVQLIGWTAIMITSGAAAAMVLVPAFGLAGWALCLGALIVVWVALGPAVMGRVQSIAAAGLFILTILVSFEIFTTSSTEMVVVSAGDPITFGAAVELAAAMPLSWLPVAGDYLRQARRPRSAALTATITYGAGSCWMFAIGLGLALFAGSSDITAVLSQIGWGVVGLLVVVFSTVTTTFLDAESAGISAAAIYQRIPARTAGIVAALIGMLLAIAAPVATFEPFLYLIGSIFAPMAAIVCVDRLIIHRTSDRDVLEPKSARSGFNILNMVLWLAGFVLYRISLSWDIPVGNTLPVMIIIAFATWLAHRIYQSMQRSTDA; encoded by the coding sequence ATGGCGGACAAGCCGCATTCCAACCTTGCGCCAACGCGCATATTTTCAAACGTACAGATTGGCCTCATCTGGTTTGGGGCAGCTGTTTCATTAGCTGAAATTTTGACCGGCACCTTTTTCGCTTCGCTCGGATGGCAGCAAGGGCTTGCAGCTATTGTTATCGGGCACCTTATTGGTTGTGTGCTGTTCTGGGGAATGTCGTATGCGAGTGCTCGGTCGGGTCGTAGTGCCATGGAGATGGCAGCAGCTTCGTTTGGGGTAAAAGGATCGCTGGTCTTCTCGGTGGCCAATGTTGTGCAACTTATTGGGTGGACAGCTATCATGATCACCTCAGGCGCTGCGGCGGCAATGGTGCTTGTTCCTGCCTTTGGCCTGGCAGGCTGGGCTCTTTGTTTGGGTGCACTTATTGTCGTATGGGTTGCACTTGGACCGGCAGTAATGGGCCGCGTGCAATCAATTGCTGCAGCTGGTTTGTTCATCCTAACGATTTTGGTGAGCTTTGAGATATTCACAACCTCATCCACAGAGATGGTTGTTGTATCTGCAGGTGACCCTATAACCTTTGGGGCAGCGGTGGAATTAGCCGCTGCTATGCCGCTTTCGTGGCTTCCGGTTGCTGGGGATTATTTGCGCCAAGCCCGCCGCCCTCGTTCGGCAGCTTTAACGGCAACGATCACGTATGGTGCAGGAAGCTGCTGGATGTTTGCCATAGGTCTTGGGTTGGCTCTTTTTGCAGGAAGCAGCGATATAACAGCGGTTCTTTCTCAGATCGGTTGGGGTGTAGTAGGCTTGCTGGTAGTGGTGTTTTCAACCGTTACTACCACGTTTCTCGATGCTGAATCAGCTGGTATATCAGCCGCAGCGATTTATCAGCGTATTCCTGCTCGAACAGCTGGCATTGTGGCGGCGCTTATTGGCATGCTGCTTGCTATCGCAGCGCCGGTAGCTACGTTTGAGCCGTTTCTTTATCTGATTGGATCGATCTTTGCTCCTATGGCGGCAATTGTTTGTGTTGACCGGCTAATCATTCACCGAACGAGCGACAGGGATGTGCTTGAACCCAAGTCAGCGCGCTCTGGATTTAATATCCTCAACATGGTGCTGTGGTTAGCTGGTTTTGTACTGTATCGCATTTCACTGTCGTGGGATATTCCAGTGGGTAATACCTTGCCAGTGATGATTATCATCGCGTTTGCAACCTGGCTTGCACATCGGATCTACCAGTCAATGCAACGATCTACCGATGCGTAA
- a CDS encoding YggT family protein, with product MTLGRIIIELGQIYSLIIVIYCVLTWIPVSRDGVFSDVKSFFSKICEPYLNLFKRLIPPIGGAVDVTPIIALVVLQLVVSLLARFV from the coding sequence ATGACACTTGGTCGTATCATTATTGAACTTGGGCAGATTTATTCACTGATTATTGTTATTTACTGCGTGCTTACCTGGATACCGGTTTCACGTGATGGCGTGTTCTCAGATGTCAAGTCGTTCTTCTCCAAGATATGTGAACCATACTTGAACCTGTTCAAGCGTTTGATACCTCCTATTGGAGGTGCGGTGGATGTAACACCGATTATTGCTTTGGTTGTATTACAATTAGTAGTAAGTCTTCTAGCGAGATTTGTATAG
- the thiM gene encoding hydroxyethylthiazole kinase: MAEQGKEIAASALDAVRSQHPLVHCITNYVTVNDCANALLALDASPIMSDEAADVDDITSICNALVLNIGTLNEATIAGMRAAADRASTLDHPIVLDPVGAGASKLRTKTASQLLDRYGVTILRGNMSEIKALAGTAASTRGVDVNPADVTTDDNLAESAAFARARARQAQVVVAITGAIDVVADANHAFAVRNGSALQGRITGAGCMLSALTGAFAASADTPLQAALGAVVSMGVAGELAASRMQEGDGNGSFRTYLLDALFNLSNAQLHSFARVEEVL; this comes from the coding sequence GTGGCTGAACAGGGAAAAGAAATTGCAGCTTCCGCACTCGATGCAGTACGTTCACAGCATCCGCTTGTCCATTGCATTACCAATTATGTCACGGTAAACGATTGTGCGAATGCACTGTTAGCGTTGGATGCAAGTCCTATTATGAGCGATGAAGCAGCAGACGTTGATGACATTACTTCAATCTGCAACGCTTTAGTACTTAATATCGGTACGCTTAATGAAGCGACGATTGCCGGTATGCGTGCTGCCGCCGATCGGGCGAGCACGCTTGATCACCCCATTGTGCTTGACCCGGTGGGTGCTGGTGCATCAAAGCTACGCACCAAGACAGCTTCTCAACTACTCGATCGATACGGGGTTACTATCCTGCGGGGCAATATGAGCGAGATTAAAGCACTTGCAGGCACTGCTGCTTCAACACGTGGTGTCGATGTCAATCCTGCCGATGTTACTACCGACGACAATCTGGCAGAGTCTGCGGCCTTTGCGCGCGCTCGTGCTCGTCAAGCACAGGTTGTGGTGGCTATTACCGGAGCCATAGACGTGGTGGCTGATGCCAATCATGCCTTTGCGGTGCGTAATGGGTCTGCCTTACAGGGTCGCATTACCGGTGCAGGATGCATGCTTTCGGCTCTTACCGGCGCGTTTGCTGCGTCAGCAGATACGCCGCTTCAAGCCGCTCTTGGTGCGGTGGTATCAATGGGTGTTGCTGGAGAACTGGCAGCATCCCGTATGCAAGAGGGCGATGGCAATGGCAGCTTTCGCACCTATTTGCTGGATGCTTTATTCAACCTTTCGAATGCACAGCTGCATAGTTTTGCTCGTGTCGAGGAAGTGCTCTAG
- a CDS encoding YggS family pyridoxal phosphate-dependent enzyme, with product MTIAERYRALADEVAREAIRAGRDSQAVKLIAVSKTVGPDAVAEAIHAGAQAFGENRPDQIMDKQPRFPEAEWHFIGNIQSRRIKDIVPHATLIHSVFEESHLARIDHAAAAIDKVQDILIEVNVSGEASKGGAAPDDVASLIDACRNLSHIRVRGLMTMAPQGDLQVAEETFVHLAALKNKLVASLDADMAAHLSELSMGMSEDWRCAIKQGATMVRIGRAIFSDQFAE from the coding sequence ATGACGATAGCAGAACGATATCGCGCCCTCGCCGACGAGGTGGCTCGTGAAGCTATCCGTGCTGGGCGTGACTCACAGGCAGTTAAGCTTATTGCCGTATCAAAAACGGTGGGGCCAGATGCAGTAGCGGAAGCTATTCATGCAGGTGCGCAAGCATTTGGCGAAAACCGTCCCGATCAAATTATGGATAAACAGCCACGCTTTCCCGAAGCCGAATGGCATTTTATTGGCAACATTCAGTCGCGCCGTATTAAAGATATCGTGCCGCATGCAACACTTATCCATTCAGTATTTGAAGAAAGTCATCTAGCGCGTATCGACCATGCGGCTGCAGCAATCGACAAAGTGCAAGACATTCTTATTGAAGTGAATGTTTCAGGCGAAGCAAGTAAGGGAGGCGCTGCACCAGATGATGTTGCCAGTTTAATAGATGCGTGTAGGAATCTATCACATATTCGGGTACGTGGATTGATGACCATGGCACCTCAGGGCGATTTGCAGGTAGCTGAAGAAACATTTGTGCATCTTGCTGCCCTCAAAAATAAACTGGTGGCTTCACTTGATGCGGATATGGCAGCGCATCTCTCTGAGCTTTCTATGGGTATGAGTGAAGACTGGCGCTGTGCTATCAAGCAGGGCGCTACCATGGTCAGAATAGGCCGCGCTATCTTCAGCGATCAGTTCGCCGAGTAG
- a CDS encoding cell division protein FtsQ/DivIB, with protein MASDSRRTSSSSGASRTSAHPHARRSSSRSATSTPTTRASSRRLSMPQTNPRRRSSSTSAQSMPRSGRGGQIEMSSVRLGDLGATTPRRRTTAQSSSQAAQVAGPWVRRLVIALVLVALLAVGGVFLYSSSIFSIESVHVNGAAHLTDKEVSDLAAVPSGTTLLRVDTAGIAARLESNAWVEHASVTRQFPSTLNLNVTERTIAAVVAVSSGAQGTQDWAIASDGTWLMMIPDKDSAEAASISPQVYTDAASALRITDVPYGVKPEVGAKCSDESVTNALKVVSSLTTDLVGQVTAVSATDTANTLLTLDNGIQIAFGTADNARDKERVCLQLMADHEGKISYINVRIPERPTWRALS; from the coding sequence ATGGCGTCGGATTCACGTCGGACATCCTCTTCTTCAGGTGCCTCGCGCACGAGCGCGCATCCACATGCGCGGCGATCATCTAGTCGTTCTGCCACATCAACGCCCACGACTCGCGCATCGTCACGTCGGTTGAGTATGCCGCAGACAAATCCACGCCGTCGTTCGAGTTCTACTTCGGCGCAGTCAATGCCACGCTCCGGGCGCGGCGGACAGATAGAAATGTCATCCGTTCGCTTGGGGGATTTAGGCGCAACGACACCGCGTCGCCGCACGACAGCGCAATCATCTTCTCAGGCCGCTCAGGTTGCTGGTCCGTGGGTTCGTCGTCTTGTTATCGCTCTTGTTTTGGTGGCGCTTCTTGCGGTTGGCGGCGTATTTTTATATTCGTCTAGTATTTTCTCAATTGAATCAGTTCATGTGAATGGAGCCGCTCATCTTACCGATAAAGAAGTGAGCGATCTTGCGGCTGTTCCGTCTGGTACGACCTTGCTGCGCGTGGATACTGCGGGTATTGCTGCACGTCTCGAATCGAATGCGTGGGTTGAACATGCGAGCGTGACCCGACAGTTTCCAAGCACGTTGAACTTAAACGTCACCGAACGGACGATTGCTGCCGTGGTGGCGGTTTCTTCTGGTGCGCAGGGGACACAGGACTGGGCAATCGCGTCAGATGGCACCTGGCTGATGATGATTCCCGATAAAGATTCAGCTGAAGCAGCTTCAATAAGTCCGCAAGTTTATACGGATGCAGCCAGCGCGCTGCGCATCACTGATGTGCCGTATGGCGTTAAGCCTGAAGTTGGCGCAAAGTGCAGCGACGAAAGTGTTACGAATGCACTCAAGGTTGTTTCAAGTTTGACAACAGATCTGGTGGGGCAGGTGACGGCCGTTTCAGCTACTGATACTGCTAATACCTTGCTTACGTTGGATAATGGTATTCAAATTGCCTTTGGCACTGCCGATAATGCGCGCGATAAAGAACGTGTTTGCTTGCAGTTAATGGCAGACCACGAAGGTAAAATTTCATATATCAATGTGCGTATTCCCGAACGCCCCACATGGCGCGCTCTTTCATAA
- a CDS encoding polyphenol oxidase family protein produces MKAANGLVHPRLSIGRFSFSVSDAEFLEVYTDEDLFQSTGVRIAFTGRQGGFSTGAYASLNLGSQVGDTYNTVLRNRYRLAAALGFEDYPLAVPRQIHGDHLTVLTEATVPTAWIDDLNAGADGIIIEQVPVAALLCFADCASVIMVAPSGIFAVVHAGWRGVMASIAPVALTQLAARTQCLPADCNVYVGPHIRSECFEVSTELADRFVNRFGSASAPDSRHVSLIEALRTDLVEHGANSARIADCAVCTACHPDQFFSYRMQQGICGRHGAFAARRVLQPTDTNGSQADTSGLSALLSDYAC; encoded by the coding sequence ATGAAGGCGGCCAATGGATTAGTGCATCCGCGCTTGTCCATTGGCCGCTTTTCGTTTTCTGTTTCAGATGCAGAATTTCTTGAGGTCTATACCGATGAGGATCTCTTTCAATCAACAGGGGTGCGTATCGCCTTCACGGGGCGACAAGGTGGTTTCAGTACCGGGGCGTATGCTTCGTTAAACCTCGGCAGTCAGGTGGGTGACACCTACAATACGGTGCTTCGCAATCGTTACCGCCTTGCGGCTGCTCTTGGTTTTGAAGATTATCCCCTTGCTGTTCCACGACAGATCCACGGTGACCATTTAACGGTGCTCACCGAAGCGACTGTGCCTACCGCATGGATCGATGATCTTAATGCAGGTGCTGACGGCATTATTATTGAACAGGTACCGGTGGCTGCACTGCTTTGCTTCGCGGATTGTGCATCGGTCATTATGGTGGCGCCAAGCGGTATTTTTGCGGTAGTGCATGCCGGTTGGCGTGGTGTTATGGCAAGTATTGCACCAGTGGCACTTACCCAACTTGCCGCTCGAACGCAGTGTTTGCCCGCTGATTGCAACGTGTATGTGGGTCCTCATATTAGAAGCGAATGCTTTGAAGTTTCAACTGAACTGGCAGATCGTTTTGTGAATCGGTTCGGGTCAGCAAGTGCACCCGATAGCCGGCATGTAAGCCTGATAGAAGCCTTGCGCACCGATTTGGTTGAACATGGTGCCAATTCGGCACGTATAGCGGATTGTGCGGTTTGTACCGCGTGCCATCCTGACCAATTCTTTTCGTATCGCATGCAGCAGGGTATCTGTGGGCGACATGGCGCGTTTGCGGCACGGCGTGTGCTTCAACCAACAGATACTAACGGGTCGCAAGCAGATACTAGTGGACTATCTGCCTTGTTATCAGACTATGCTTGTTGA